The following are from one region of the Bradyrhizobium sediminis genome:
- a CDS encoding cytochrome c oxidase assembly protein, which yields MPQAPTTNHEANPRRVALRGLGRDAAVAAVCGLVVVLMVGAAYAAVPFYNWFCRTTGYNGTTQVATSAPAGAPLTRKIAVRFDANVGAGLPWKFEPEQTEIEVRIGEVVTVFYTVTNQSARTTTGQAAYNVAPLTVGAYFQKLNCFCFTDQTMAPGEKREMPVVFYVDPALAADSENDGLGTITLSYTFYPVREPTPKPLAASELDKRKGNL from the coding sequence ATGCCGCAGGCGCCGACCACGAACCACGAGGCGAATCCGCGCCGGGTAGCGCTGCGCGGCCTTGGCCGCGACGCGGCAGTGGCTGCGGTCTGCGGCCTGGTCGTGGTGCTGATGGTCGGTGCGGCCTACGCTGCGGTGCCGTTCTACAACTGGTTCTGCCGCACCACCGGCTACAACGGCACCACCCAGGTCGCGACCTCGGCGCCGGCGGGCGCGCCGCTGACGCGCAAGATCGCGGTGCGCTTCGACGCCAATGTCGGGGCCGGGCTGCCGTGGAAGTTCGAGCCGGAGCAGACCGAGATCGAGGTCAGGATCGGCGAAGTCGTCACGGTGTTCTATACCGTGACCAATCAATCGGCCCGGACAACAACCGGGCAGGCCGCCTATAATGTGGCGCCGCTGACGGTCGGGGCGTATTTCCAGAAGCTCAACTGTTTCTGCTTTACCGATCAGACCATGGCTCCGGGCGAGAAGCGCGAGATGCCGGTGGTGTTCTACGTCGATCCGGCGCTTGCCGCGGACAGCGAGAACGACGGCTTGGGCACCATCACCCTGTCCTATACCTTCTACCCCGTGCGCGAACCGACGCCGAAGCCGCTGGCGGCGAGCGAACTGGATAAACGCAAGGGCAACCTCTGA
- a CDS encoding cytochrome c oxidase subunit 3: MATAHVKHHDYHLVDPSPWPVVGSVSAFIMAVGAVTWMHHMFAAAPIVFGVGTIGVLYTMVSWWADVIREAQYKGDHTRVVQISHRYGMILFIASEVMFFVAWFWAFFNSALFPGDPVHATREALFGGVWPPKGIETFDPWHLPLLNTLILLTSGTTVTWAHHALLENDRQGLKYGLILTILLGAAFTCVQAYEYAHAAFSFAGNIYGATFFMATGFHGFHVLVGTIFLIVCLIRAYAGHFTPKQHLGFEFAAWYWHFVDVVWLFLFICVYVWGGGAESMAHAAH; encoded by the coding sequence ATGGCTACGGCGCACGTCAAGCACCACGACTACCACCTCGTCGATCCGAGCCCGTGGCCGGTCGTCGGCTCGGTATCGGCCTTCATCATGGCCGTCGGCGCGGTCACCTGGATGCATCATATGTTCGCCGCCGCCCCGATCGTTTTCGGCGTCGGCACCATCGGCGTGCTCTACACCATGGTGAGCTGGTGGGCGGATGTGATCCGCGAAGCCCAGTACAAGGGCGATCACACCCGCGTGGTGCAAATCAGCCATCGCTACGGCATGATCCTGTTCATCGCTTCCGAAGTGATGTTCTTCGTCGCCTGGTTCTGGGCGTTCTTCAACTCGGCGCTGTTCCCCGGCGATCCCGTTCACGCCACCCGCGAGGCGCTGTTCGGCGGTGTGTGGCCGCCCAAGGGCATCGAGACCTTCGATCCCTGGCATCTGCCGTTGTTGAATACGCTGATCCTGCTGACATCGGGCACCACGGTCACCTGGGCGCATCACGCGCTGCTGGAGAACGACCGCCAGGGCCTGAAATACGGCCTGATCCTGACGATCCTGCTCGGGGCGGCCTTCACCTGCGTGCAGGCCTATGAATACGCCCACGCTGCGTTCTCGTTTGCCGGCAACATCTACGGCGCGACCTTCTTCATGGCGACCGGCTTCCACGGCTTCCACGTGCTGGTCGGCACCATCTTCCTGATCGTCTGCCTGATTCGCGCCTATGCCGGGCATTTCACGCCGAAGCAGCATCTCGGCTTCGAATTCGCCGCCTGGTATTGGCATTTCGTCGACGTGGTGTGGTTGTTCCTGTTCATCTGCGTCTATGTCTGGGGTGGCGGCGCGGAATCCATGGCCCACGCCGCGCACTGA
- a CDS encoding DUF983 domain-containing protein — translation MPDETLPTLAQSAMRGLACKCPRCGKGKLYAGFLNLRPNCEACGLNYAFIDAGDGPAIFIIMIAGAIVVGCALIVEVKYQPPFWLHAVLWLPLILATTLLPLRAMKSLLIALQFHHKAAPGRLIDREPK, via the coding sequence ATGCCCGACGAGACCTTGCCCACGCTGGCGCAGAGCGCGATGCGCGGCCTTGCCTGCAAATGTCCGCGCTGCGGCAAGGGCAAACTGTATGCCGGGTTCCTCAATCTGCGGCCGAACTGCGAGGCCTGCGGGCTCAACTATGCCTTCATCGACGCCGGCGACGGGCCGGCGATTTTCATCATCATGATCGCCGGCGCCATCGTCGTCGGCTGCGCTTTGATCGTGGAAGTGAAATACCAGCCGCCGTTCTGGCTGCACGCCGTGCTTTGGCTGCCGTTGATTCTCGCAACCACGCTGCTGCCGCTGCGCGCGATGAAATCGCTGCTGATCGCGCTGCAGTTTCATCACAAGGCGGCGCCGGGCCGGCTGATCGACCGCGAGCCGAAATGA
- a CDS encoding SURF1 family protein — protein sequence MTGMTAPRRNVAGLGVFTLAVVALLVGLGLWQLQRRVEKHALIAALTERLAAATVALPQPSQWNTLTPERDEFRRVRFSATYQPRPDAMVYSSGSSVRDDVTGPGTWAFLPASLPTGETVVINAGFVQNTMQDRAQQDRAVTRLVTGVQVTLTGYIRFPETAGALTPPENPAKRLWFTRDHLAMARSLGWAEGGRPIAPFYIDLEAPAPESGIPKPGPLTVHLKDDHLYYAITWFGLAGAVAFAFAAWLRAQRRT from the coding sequence ATGACCGGGATGACTGCGCCACGGCGCAATGTCGCGGGACTGGGTGTTTTCACGCTCGCGGTGGTGGCGCTGCTTGTCGGCCTCGGACTGTGGCAGCTGCAGCGCCGGGTCGAAAAGCACGCCTTGATCGCGGCCCTGACCGAACGTCTGGCTGCCGCAACTGTGGCGCTGCCGCAGCCTTCGCAATGGAATACGCTGACGCCGGAGCGGGATGAATTCCGCCGCGTCCGTTTCTCGGCGACCTATCAGCCCCGTCCGGATGCGATGGTCTACAGTTCCGGCTCGTCGGTGCGCGACGACGTCACCGGCCCCGGCACCTGGGCTTTCCTGCCCGCGAGCCTGCCGACCGGCGAGACCGTCGTGATCAATGCCGGCTTCGTGCAGAACACGATGCAGGATCGCGCCCAGCAGGATCGCGCGGTGACGCGGCTGGTCACGGGCGTGCAGGTCACGCTGACCGGTTACATCCGTTTTCCGGAAACCGCGGGCGCGCTGACGCCGCCGGAGAATCCCGCCAAGCGGCTGTGGTTTACCCGGGATCATCTGGCGATGGCGCGCTCGCTCGGCTGGGCTGAGGGGGGCAGGCCGATCGCACCGTTCTACATCGACCTGGAAGCGCCGGCGCCGGAGAGCGGCATCCCAAAACCCGGACCGCTCACGGTCCATCTCAAGGACGACCACCTGTACTATGCCATCACCTGGTTCGGACTGGCGGGCGCGGTGGCGTTCGCTTTCGCCGCGTGGCTGCGCGCGCAACGGCGGACCTAG
- the thrC gene encoding threonine synthase has product MTRYISTRGEAPTLGFCDVMLTGLARDGGLYVPETWPQLSPETIAAFFGRPYWEVAVEVIRPFIGGEISDADLGRMANEAYATFRHPAVVPLDQIGPNQFLLELFHGPTLAFKDVAMQLISRLMDHVLAKRAQRTTIVVATSGDTGGAAVDAFAGADNVDLVVLFPHGRISDVQRRMMTTAGASNVHALAIEGTFDDCQAIVKGLFNHHSFRDSVALSGVNSINWARIVAQAVYYFTSAVALGAPARTVDFTVPTGNFGDIFAGYVAKRMGLPVRWLRIAANINDILPRTLKTGIYEVREVHASASPSMDIQVSSNFERLLFEASGRDAASVRRLMASLKQSGRFVLPDATLAAIREEFDAGRADETETAAAIRAAWREAGDLVDPHTAVALAVADRDTPDSKIPNIVLSTAHAAKFPDAVEAACGVRPELPAWLEGLMTKPEHITVMKNDQVEVERFVLSVSRAAKQGVAG; this is encoded by the coding sequence TTGACGCGGTACATTTCGACGCGGGGGGAAGCCCCCACGCTAGGTTTCTGCGATGTGATGCTGACCGGGCTCGCCCGTGACGGCGGCCTCTACGTGCCCGAAACATGGCCGCAGCTTTCGCCGGAAACCATCGCCGCCTTCTTCGGCCGGCCCTATTGGGAAGTCGCGGTCGAGGTGATCCGCCCCTTCATCGGCGGCGAGATCTCCGATGCCGATCTCGGGCGCATGGCGAACGAGGCCTACGCCACGTTCCGCCATCCCGCCGTGGTGCCGCTCGACCAGATCGGTCCCAATCAATTCCTGCTGGAGCTGTTTCACGGGCCGACGCTCGCGTTCAAGGACGTGGCGATGCAGCTGATCTCGCGGCTGATGGATCACGTGCTCGCCAAACGCGCCCAGCGCACCACCATCGTGGTCGCGACCTCGGGCGATACCGGCGGCGCCGCGGTCGATGCCTTCGCTGGTGCCGACAATGTCGATCTGGTCGTGCTGTTTCCGCACGGCCGCATCTCCGACGTGCAGCGGCGGATGATGACGACGGCGGGTGCCAGCAACGTTCATGCGCTCGCCATCGAAGGCACCTTCGACGATTGCCAGGCGATCGTGAAGGGGCTGTTCAATCATCACAGCTTTCGCGATTCCGTCGCGCTGTCGGGCGTCAACTCCATCAACTGGGCGCGGATCGTCGCGCAGGCGGTGTATTATTTCACCTCGGCGGTCGCGCTCGGAGCGCCGGCGCGGACGGTGGATTTCACCGTGCCGACCGGGAATTTCGGCGACATCTTTGCCGGCTACGTCGCCAAGCGGATGGGCTTACCCGTCCGCTGGCTGCGCATCGCCGCCAACATCAACGATATCCTGCCGCGCACGCTCAAGACCGGCATCTATGAAGTGCGCGAGGTCCATGCGTCGGCCTCGCCGTCGATGGACATCCAGGTCTCCTCGAATTTCGAACGGTTGTTGTTCGAGGCGAGCGGCCGCGATGCGGCCAGTGTGCGCCGGCTGATGGCGTCGCTGAAGCAGTCCGGACGTTTCGTGCTGCCCGATGCGACCCTGGCGGCGATCCGCGAGGAATTCGATGCCGGCCGCGCCGACGAAACCGAAACCGCGGCCGCGATCCGTGCCGCCTGGCGCGAGGCCGGCGATCTCGTCGATCCGCATACCGCAGTGGCGCTGGCAGTGGCGGATCGCGACACCCCGGATTCGAAGATTCCCAACATCGTGCTGTCGACCGCGCACGCGGCGAAGTTCCCCGACGCGGTGGAAGCTGCTTGCGGCGTGCGGCCGGAACTGCCGGCCTGGCTCGAGGGTTTGATGACCAAGCCTGAGCACATCACGGTCATGAAGAACGACCAGGTCGAGGTCGAGCGGTTCGTGCTGTCGGTCAGCCGTGCCGCGAAGCAAGGAGTTGCCGGATGA
- a CDS encoding M16 family metallopeptidase, with protein MSVDVTKLPSGLTVITDTMPHLETAALGVWAGVGGRDEKPNEHGISHLLEHMAFKGTTRRSSREIVEEIEAVGGDLNAGTSTETTAYYARVMKADVPLALDVLSDILANPSFVPDELEREKSVIVQEIGAAQDTPDDVVFEHLNELCFPDQPMGRSLLGTAKTLKGFNRDTLRGYLSTHYRAPDMVVAAAGAVDHKRVVEEVTQRFASFEGPAAPRPQAAMFGKGGSRVVHRDLEQAHLTLALEGVPQTDLSLFSLQVFTNTLGGGMSSRLFQEVREKRGLCYSIYTFHAPYADTGFFGLYTGTDPGDAPEMMEVIVDVINDAVETLTEAEIARAKAQMKAGLLMALESCSSRAEQLARHVLAYGRPLTVEELVARIDAVSMESTRNAARALLSRSRPAVVALGSGRGLDTAVGFAEGLTRSKAKALLH; from the coding sequence ATGAGCGTCGACGTCACCAAGCTTCCCTCCGGCCTCACGGTGATTACCGACACCATGCCGCATCTGGAAACCGCGGCGCTCGGGGTATGGGCCGGTGTCGGCGGGCGCGACGAAAAGCCGAACGAGCACGGCATTTCGCATCTCCTGGAACACATGGCCTTCAAGGGCACCACTCGGCGCAGCTCGCGGGAGATCGTCGAGGAAATCGAGGCGGTCGGCGGCGATCTCAACGCCGGTACCTCGACCGAGACCACGGCCTATTACGCCCGCGTGATGAAGGCCGACGTGCCGCTGGCGCTGGACGTGCTCTCCGACATTCTCGCCAATCCGTCTTTCGTGCCGGATGAACTCGAGCGCGAAAAGAGCGTCATCGTGCAGGAGATCGGCGCCGCGCAGGATACGCCCGACGACGTGGTGTTCGAACATCTCAACGAGCTGTGTTTCCCGGATCAGCCGATGGGCCGCTCGCTATTGGGAACGGCAAAGACCCTGAAGGGTTTCAATCGCGATACGCTGCGCGGCTACCTTTCGACGCATTATCGCGCTCCGGACATGGTGGTGGCGGCCGCCGGCGCGGTCGATCACAAGCGGGTGGTGGAGGAAGTGACGCAGCGCTTCGCCAGCTTCGAAGGCCCGGCCGCACCCAGGCCGCAAGCCGCGATGTTCGGCAAGGGCGGCTCCCGCGTGGTGCATCGCGACCTCGAGCAGGCGCACCTGACGCTGGCGCTCGAGGGGGTGCCGCAGACCGATCTGTCGCTGTTCTCGCTGCAGGTGTTCACCAACACGCTGGGCGGCGGGATGTCGTCGCGGCTGTTCCAGGAAGTGCGCGAAAAGCGCGGGCTGTGCTATTCGATCTACACCTTCCATGCGCCCTATGCCGATACCGGCTTCTTCGGGCTCTACACCGGCACCGACCCGGGCGATGCGCCCGAGATGATGGAAGTGATCGTCGACGTCATCAACGATGCCGTCGAGACGCTGACCGAAGCCGAGATCGCGCGCGCCAAGGCGCAGATGAAGGCGGGGCTGTTGATGGCGCTGGAAAGCTGCTCCTCGCGCGCCGAACAGCTGGCCCGCCACGTTCTGGCCTATGGCCGCCCGCTGACGGTGGAAGAGCTGGTGGCCCGAATCGACGCGGTCAGCATGGAATCGACGCGCAACGCCGCCCGCGCCCTGCTGTCGCGCAGCCGGCCGGCGGTGGTGGCACTCGGCAGCGGCAGGGGTCTGGACACGGCGGTGGGTTTTGCGGAAGGATTGACCCGGTCGAAGGCCAAGGCGCTGCTGCATTAG
- a CDS encoding GNAT family N-acetyltransferase, producing the protein MALFRLPSSGPPALAPRGHGLLLRAPQMSDFPQWAQLRESSRAYLTPWEPIWPSDDLTRSGFRRRLRRYAEDIAADRSYPFIVFRESDGAMIGGVTLANVRRGIVQAGTIGYWVGEPHAHRGYMTAALRVLLPSLFGELNLHRVEAACIPSNAPSIRVLEKCGFTREGLARRYLCINGVWQDHLLFGLLHEDFRG; encoded by the coding sequence ATGGCCCTGTTTCGTTTGCCATCCAGCGGACCGCCCGCGCTCGCCCCGCGCGGCCATGGCCTGTTGCTCCGCGCGCCGCAAATGTCCGATTTCCCGCAATGGGCGCAGCTGCGCGAATCAAGCCGGGCCTACCTGACCCCGTGGGAGCCGATCTGGCCGTCCGACGACCTGACCCGCTCCGGCTTCCGGCGAAGGTTGCGCCGCTATGCCGAAGACATTGCGGCCGACCGTTCCTATCCCTTCATCGTGTTCCGGGAGTCCGACGGCGCCATGATCGGCGGCGTGACGCTGGCGAATGTGCGGCGCGGCATCGTGCAGGCCGGCACCATCGGCTACTGGGTCGGAGAACCCCATGCCCATCGCGGCTATATGACGGCGGCGCTGCGGGTGCTGTTGCCGTCGCTGTTCGGCGAGCTCAATCTGCATCGCGTCGAGGCCGCCTGCATTCCCTCCAATGCGCCGTCGATCCGGGTGCTGGAGAAATGCGGCTTCACCCGCGAAGGACTGGCGCGACGCTATCTCTGCATCAACGGTGTCTGGCAGGACCACCTTCTGTTCGGCCTGCTGCATGAGGATTTTCGCGGCTAA
- a CDS encoding F0F1 ATP synthase subunit B family protein, with product MFAEPETWVAIAFIILMALFAYLGVHRTVLKALDHRSERIKAELDDARRLKDEAAKLLAEYKARHAKAEGEAQEIIASAKAEAERIAAEAKTKMEDFVARRTKTAEGKIALAEAQAVADVRAAAANAAVTAASTILSQSVKGQVADDLLAKGIAEVKAKLN from the coding sequence ATGTTCGCCGAACCGGAAACCTGGGTCGCCATAGCCTTCATCATCCTGATGGCGTTGTTCGCCTATTTGGGCGTCCACCGCACGGTGCTGAAGGCGCTCGATCATCGCAGCGAGCGCATCAAGGCCGAGCTCGACGACGCCCGCCGGCTCAAGGACGAGGCCGCCAAGCTGCTGGCGGAATACAAGGCCCGTCATGCCAAGGCGGAAGGCGAGGCGCAGGAGATTATCGCTTCCGCCAAGGCCGAAGCCGAACGCATCGCGGCCGAGGCCAAGACCAAGATGGAAGATTTCGTCGCCCGGCGCACCAAGACCGCCGAGGGCAAGATCGCGCTTGCCGAAGCCCAGGCGGTCGCCGATGTTCGTGCCGCGGCGGCCAACGCCGCGGTGACGGCGGCTTCCACCATCCTGTCGCAGTCGGTCAAGGGCCAGGTCGCCGACGATCTCTTGGCCAAGGGCATCGCCGAAGTTAAGGCCAAGCTGAACTGA
- a CDS encoding F0F1 ATP synthase subunit B family protein codes for MAESHGNAKGATAHTAADGGHKAPFPPFQKDTFASQLVSLAIAFVALYLIVSRIALPRVGKTIEDRQKAIEGDLAAAQKLKDESDSALKAYETELASARSRAQAISAETREKLNAASEAERKALEDKLSVKLAEAEKTIASTRETAMSNVRGIAADAAAAIVQRLTGVMPDGKAVESAVDASLKG; via the coding sequence GTGGCTGAGAGTCATGGCAACGCAAAGGGCGCGACGGCCCACACGGCGGCAGATGGCGGCCACAAGGCCCCGTTTCCGCCGTTCCAGAAGGACACCTTTGCTTCGCAACTGGTGTCGCTGGCGATCGCATTCGTCGCGCTGTATCTGATTGTCTCGCGTATCGCTTTGCCGCGTGTCGGCAAGACGATCGAGGACCGTCAGAAGGCGATCGAGGGCGATCTGGCCGCCGCGCAAAAGCTGAAGGACGAATCCGACAGCGCCCTGAAGGCCTATGAAACCGAACTGGCCTCGGCCCGTTCGCGCGCCCAGGCGATCAGCGCCGAGACCCGCGAGAAGCTGAACGCGGCATCGGAAGCCGAGCGCAAGGCGCTGGAAGACAAGCTGTCGGTCAAGCTCGCCGAGGCTGAAAAGACCATCGCCTCGACCCGCGAGACCGCGATGAGCAACGTCCGCGGCATTGCCGCCGATGCGGCCGCCGCGATCGTGCAGCGGCTGACCGGCGTGATGCCCGACGGCAAGGCCGTGGAATCAGCCGTCGACGCGTCCTTGAAGGGATAA